From Campylobacter upsaliensis, the proteins below share one genomic window:
- a CDS encoding methionine ABC transporter ATP-binding protein — protein MIKIQNLQKYYGKELVINDVSLEIKKGEICAIVGHSGAGKSTLLRCINGLETYQKGSLKVFDLEIKDLLENEPEKLKNLRKDVGMIFQNFALMNRKNVFENIAMPLRTHYTQCKMMASLFRKDYMSENDIKKRINELLDIVGLSHKKNSYPKELSGGQKQRVAIARALALNPKILLSDEATSALDPNTTKNILELILKINKEFGISVVLVTHEMEVVKDIAQKAILLEHGQIIGSGKIDELFLKPNAKMREFLGESDFLPENGLNIKLYFPKEVAQNSVITHMARTLNIDFNIVWGKIEKLNGVALGNLVINIDEKDREEVLAYIEKSGVLWEMV, from the coding sequence TTGATAAAAATACAAAATTTGCAAAAATATTATGGTAAAGAGCTGGTTATCAACGATGTTTCTTTGGAGATTAAAAAAGGTGAAATTTGTGCCATAGTGGGACATAGTGGAGCTGGTAAATCTACACTCTTAAGGTGCATTAATGGGCTTGAGACCTACCAAAAAGGTAGTCTTAAGGTTTTTGATTTAGAAATTAAAGACCTCCTTGAAAATGAGCCTGAAAAGCTTAAAAATTTAAGAAAAGATGTGGGAATGATTTTTCAAAATTTCGCCCTAATGAATCGCAAAAATGTTTTTGAAAATATTGCTATGCCATTAAGAACGCACTATACCCAGTGTAAAATGATGGCGAGTTTGTTTAGAAAAGATTACATGAGTGAAAATGATATTAAAAAGAGAATTAATGAGCTTTTGGACATTGTGGGTTTAAGTCATAAAAAAAATTCTTATCCTAAAGAATTAAGTGGAGGACAAAAACAAAGAGTTGCTATTGCAAGAGCCTTAGCGCTTAATCCTAAAATTTTATTAAGCGATGAAGCGACCTCGGCACTTGACCCTAACACGACTAAAAATATTTTAGAGCTTATCCTTAAAATCAATAAAGAATTTGGCATTAGCGTTGTTTTAGTAACACACGAAATGGAAGTTGTCAAGGATATAGCGCAAAAAGCTATTTTGCTCGAACACGGACAAATTATTGGTAGCGGAAAAATTGATGAGCTATTTTTAAAGCCTAATGCTAAGATGAGAGAATTTTTGGGAGAAAGCGATTTTTTACCAGAAAATGGACTAAATATCAAGCTTTATTTTCCTAAGGAAGTCGCTCAAAATAGCGTTATAACTCATATGGCAAGGACATTAAATATCGATTTTAACATCGTGTGGGGTAAAATTGAAAAACTCAACGGCGTGGCTTTAGGAAATTTGGTCATTAATATTGATGAAAAAGATAGGGAAGAAGTTTTAGCTTATATAGAAAAAAGTGGTGTTTTATGGGAGATGGTTTAA
- a CDS encoding methionine ABC transporter permease translates to MGDGLMGEFLTRLTGFFTESSWQGMKETLVASVTNFSQNYDLILKQALNETIYMSLMSVFVGFLLAIIPGILLAIWGRDGIRENSFAYAILDFITNILRAFPFLILIIVLLPLSKIVVGTSIGTDAVITPLSIGIAPYLAKMIESAFKEVDKGVIEAAKSYGSSDIQIIFKVIFVEALPNIIGGLTLTLIFTIGFSALAGTIGGGGLGDVAIRYGYERFDSVMMIQTVVILLILVQMVQILGNFFYAWTKDCKEIYIIVGLILIDLAKIIFDFYHQENVVLEVSLGIILSLILVFKIKKQRNLNN, encoded by the coding sequence ATGGGAGATGGTTTAATGGGTGAATTTTTGACTAGATTGACTGGTTTTTTTACTGAAAGTTCTTGGCAGGGTATGAAGGAAACGCTTGTGGCTTCTGTTACAAATTTTTCTCAAAATTATGATTTGATTTTGAAACAAGCCTTAAATGAAACGATTTATATGAGCTTGATGAGTGTTTTTGTGGGCTTTTTGTTGGCTATTATTCCAGGGATTTTACTTGCGATTTGGGGTCGTGATGGTATTAGAGAGAATTCCTTTGCTTACGCTATTTTGGATTTTATTACAAATATTTTAAGGGCTTTCCCCTTTCTTATTCTTATCATCGTGCTTTTGCCGCTTTCTAAAATCGTTGTTGGCACAAGCATAGGAACAGATGCTGTTATCACCCCTCTTTCCATAGGTATAGCACCTTACTTGGCTAAAATGATTGAAAGTGCTTTTAAAGAGGTCGATAAGGGTGTTATAGAGGCAGCAAAATCCTATGGTTCTAGTGATATACAAATCATTTTTAAGGTCATTTTCGTAGAAGCCCTGCCAAATATCATTGGTGGCTTAACCCTAACTTTAATTTTTACCATAGGTTTTTCGGCTCTTGCTGGGACAATTGGCGGTGGAGGACTTGGCGATGTAGCGATTCGCTATGGTTATGAGCGTTTTGATAGCGTGATGATGATACAAACTGTTGTTATTTTGCTAATTTTAGTGCAAATGGTGCAAATTTTAGGTAATTTCTTTTATGCTTGGACTAAGGATTGCAAAGAAATTTACATTATCGTGGGGCTTATTTTGATTGATTTGGCTAAGATAATATTTGATTTCTATCATCAAGAGAATGTAGTACTCGAAGTCTCATTGGGAATTATTTTAAGCTTAATTTTAGTTTTTAAAATAAAAAAGCAGAGAAATTTAAATAATTAA
- a CDS encoding MetQ/NlpA family ABC transporter substrate-binding protein codes for MKIKTLLLVSLLGFTLNLNAAEKIVVAATPVPHAEILNQVKEDLKKEGYTLVVKEFTDYVLPNLATDNGEVDANFFQHTPYLEEFNKSRGTKLVKVASVHIEPMAVYSKKYKSFDELKDGAKIAVPNDPTNESRALDIIAKAGLVSFNDKPLKTPLDIVDNPKKLQFVELKAAQLPRALSDVDVAVINSNYALLANLSPVKDSIFIEDKDSPYANVLVVKEGKEQDSKIKALAKVLQSEKIKKFIAEKYDGAVVPAF; via the coding sequence ATGAAAATCAAAACACTACTTTTAGTAAGCCTTTTAGGCTTTACTCTTAATTTAAATGCCGCAGAAAAAATTGTTGTCGCAGCGACTCCTGTTCCACACGCTGAGATTTTAAATCAGGTTAAAGAAGATTTAAAGAAAGAGGGTTACACTCTTGTGGTAAAAGAATTTACCGATTATGTCTTGCCAAATCTTGCCACAGATAATGGTGAAGTCGATGCAAATTTCTTTCAGCATACGCCTTATTTAGAAGAATTCAATAAAAGCAGGGGTACGAAACTTGTCAAAGTTGCAAGTGTTCACATTGAGCCTATGGCTGTGTATTCTAAAAAATATAAGAGCTTTGATGAATTAAAAGATGGTGCTAAAATTGCCGTTCCAAATGACCCAACTAACGAAAGTAGAGCTTTAGATATTATTGCAAAAGCAGGACTTGTAAGCTTTAACGATAAGCCTTTAAAAACCCCACTTGACATCGTGGATAATCCTAAAAAGCTTCAATTTGTAGAGCTTAAAGCCGCACAATTACCTCGTGCTTTGAGCGATGTTGATGTTGCGGTGATTAATTCAAATTATGCTCTTTTGGCAAATTTAAGTCCTGTAAAAGATTCTATTTTTATCGAGGATAAAGATAGTCCTTATGCCAATGTTTTAGTTGTTAAGGAAGGTAAGGAACAAGATTCTAAGATTAAAGCCCTTGCAAAAGTTCTTCAAAGTGAAAAGATAAAGAAATTTATCGCAGAAAAATACGACGGCGCTGTTGTACCAGCTTTCTAA
- a CDS encoding MetQ/NlpA family ABC transporter substrate-binding protein produces MNFLKIILTFFLFSSFSSANEKIITIGLTPNPFENLIEHMREDFKNEGYELKIVEFSDYILPNKALSAKELDANLYQHKPFLDEYNKNAKSDLVATTPIVIAPMAAFSQKLKNLSELKDGARIAIPNDPTNESRALELLQKAGLIKLNDKVLKTPLDIVDNPKKLKFLELKAAQLPRALSDVDVAVINSNYALGANLNPVKDSIFIEDKDSPYVNFVVVRAEDSQSAKTKVIDKVLRSEKLRNFIEENYKDILIPGF; encoded by the coding sequence ATGAATTTCTTAAAGATAATTTTAACTTTTTTTTTATTTTCTTCTTTTTCGTCTGCTAATGAAAAAATTATCACCATAGGACTTACACCAAATCCTTTTGAAAATTTAATTGAGCATATGAGAGAGGATTTTAAAAATGAGGGTTATGAACTTAAAATTGTTGAATTTTCTGATTATATCCTGCCAAATAAGGCTTTAAGCGCTAAAGAATTAGACGCAAATTTATACCAACACAAGCCTTTTTTAGACGAATACAATAAAAATGCCAAGAGCGATTTAGTCGCTACCACGCCTATTGTGATTGCTCCTATGGCTGCATTTAGTCAAAAGCTAAAAAATCTTAGCGAGTTAAAAGATGGTGCTAGGATCGCTATCCCAAATGACCCTACAAATGAAAGTAGAGCTTTGGAGCTTTTGCAAAAAGCTGGACTAATCAAGCTCAATGACAAGGTTTTAAAAACTCCGCTTGACATAGTGGATAATCCTAAAAAGCTTAAATTCCTAGAGCTTAAAGCCGCACAATTACCTCGTGCTTTAAGTGATGTGGATGTAGCTGTGATTAATTCAAACTATGCTTTAGGGGCGAACTTGAACCCTGTAAAAGATTCCATTTTCATTGAGGATAAAGATAGCCCTTATGTTAATTTTGTAGTCGTAAGAGCAGAGGACTCACAAAGTGCAAAAACTAAAGTTATCGATAAGGTTTTAAGGAGTGAAAAACTTCGAAATTTTATCGAGGAAAACTATAAAGATATTTTAATTCCTGGTTTTTAA
- a CDS encoding MetQ/NlpA family ABC transporter substrate-binding protein, which produces MKKIILIVSLLFHFAFANDKTIIIGATPTPHAEILEFSKALFKEKGWNLEVKEFADYVLPNLALAQGDLDANLYQHKPFLDEFNANQKSKLVAVDNIILVPMAGYSKKIKDKDLIPQNAKIAIPNDPTNESRALDLLERAGLIKLNDKALKTPLDIVDNPKKLQFVELKAAQLPRALDDVDVALIPTNYALGAKLNPKDGLFIEDEGSLYAIVLAVQEKDKDGEKAQVIKEVLKSEAIKKFIEEKYNGAVISLF; this is translated from the coding sequence ATGAAAAAAATTATTTTAATTGTTAGCTTATTGTTTCATTTTGCTTTTGCAAATGATAAAACCATAATTATAGGTGCTACACCTACTCCACACGCTGAAATCTTGGAATTTAGCAAAGCTTTATTTAAAGAAAAAGGTTGGAATTTGGAAGTGAAGGAATTTGCTGATTATGTGTTGCCAAATTTAGCTTTAGCACAGGGGGATTTAGATGCAAATTTATATCAGCATAAGCCTTTTTTAGATGAGTTTAATGCTAATCAAAAAAGCAAGTTAGTCGCGGTAGATAATATCATTTTGGTGCCTATGGCTGGGTATTCTAAAAAAATTAAGGACAAAGACTTAATTCCACAAAATGCTAAAATCGCTATCCCAAATGACCCTACAAATGAAAGCAGAGCTTTAGATTTACTTGAAAGAGCTGGGCTTATCAAGCTCAATGACAAGGCTTTAAAAACTCCGCTTGACATAGTGGATAATCCTAAAAAGCTTCAATTTGTAGAGCTTAAAGCCGCACAATTACCTCGTGCTTTAGATGATGTAGATGTAGCACTTATCCCTACAAATTATGCACTTGGAGCAAAATTAAATCCAAAAGATGGGCTTTTTATCGAAGATGAAGGAAGCTTATATGCTATCGTTTTAGCCGTGCAAGAAAAGGATAAAGATGGCGAGAAAGCACAAGTTATCAAAGAAGTGCTAAAAAGCGAAGCGATTAAAAAATTCATTGAAGAAAAGTATAATGGTGCTGTAATAAGCCTATTTTAA
- the flgA gene encoding flagellar basal body P-ring formation chaperone FlgA, which translates to MRKICFVFLFLWQILEAGNLDLVKAALTKEYQNNFPQIVIEQIDLKITSLPKDFEKFEFLRIANGKFNRAQGFVRAEFKTPQNISKNVFFRYFIRANLEVLRSTRAIKRGDRIGAFDYKIVMMDFDKVPSNALSKEDLNNLLAKNNISKNTILRQNMFKTTAIIKRNDQVIGVLKDKGIDVLIELVSLQSANLGERIRVKSKDGRVMQGIVVGKNRVLLQ; encoded by the coding sequence ATGAGGAAAATTTGCTTTGTATTTTTGTTTTTATGGCAAATTTTAGAAGCTGGAAATTTAGATCTAGTCAAAGCTGCCTTAACTAAAGAATATCAAAATAATTTTCCTCAAATCGTTATCGAACAAATTGATTTAAAAATCACTTCTTTACCAAAAGATTTTGAAAAATTTGAGTTTTTGCGTATTGCTAATGGGAAGTTTAATAGAGCGCAAGGTTTTGTAAGGGCAGAATTTAAAACTCCACAAAATATCTCCAAAAATGTTTTTTTTCGTTATTTTATCCGTGCTAATTTAGAAGTTTTGCGTAGCACAAGGGCGATAAAAAGAGGAGATAGAATCGGTGCATTTGATTATAAAATTGTGATGATGGACTTTGATAAAGTCCCAAGCAATGCCCTAAGCAAAGAGGACTTAAACAATCTTCTTGCAAAAAATAATATTAGCAAAAATACCATTTTAAGACAAAATATGTTTAAAACCACAGCTATTATTAAAAGAAATGACCAAGTTATAGGCGTTTTAAAAGATAAAGGTATAGATGTTTTAATCGAGCTTGTTTCTTTACAAAGTGCAAATTTGGGTGAGAGAATTCGAGTTAAAAGCAAGGACGGCAGAGTGATGCAAGGCATTGTTGTGGGGAAAAATAGGGTTTTGTTACAATGA
- a CDS encoding UbiX family flavin prenyltransferase: protein MKVLLGITGSSSVHLGLKILENLEQKVELFCIITKGAKKSFEAENKQNLSQICKKFNQCVFLNDEDLSAGVSSGSFGIDKTIIAPCSISTLAKIHAGFCDTLLTRACAVALKEQKKLILAVRELPFSTLNLEHMAKLSLMGVIIAPPIYASYSKIKNLGDLENFIIGKWLDLLEIDHNLYERWG from the coding sequence ATGAAAGTTTTGTTAGGGATTACAGGTTCAAGTAGTGTGCATTTAGGGCTTAAAATACTTGAAAATTTAGAACAAAAGGTTGAGCTTTTTTGCATTATCACTAAGGGTGCTAAAAAAAGTTTTGAAGCGGAAAATAAACAAAATTTAAGTCAAATTTGTAAAAAATTTAATCAATGCGTTTTTTTAAATGATGAGGATTTAAGTGCGGGGGTTTCAAGTGGCTCTTTTGGTATCGATAAAACCATCATCGCCCCCTGCTCTATCTCGACATTAGCTAAAATTCACGCTGGGTTTTGTGATACTTTATTAACAAGAGCTTGCGCGGTAGCCTTAAAAGAGCAAAAAAAACTCATTTTAGCCGTGAGAGAGCTGCCTTTTTCTACACTAAATTTAGAACATATGGCAAAACTTTCTCTAATGGGAGTTATCATAGCTCCGCCCATTTATGCAAGTTATAGCAAAATAAAAAATTTAGGAGATTTGGAGAATTTTATTATTGGAAAATGGCTTGATTTACTAGAAATTGACCATAATTTATATGAAAGGTGGGGTTAA
- the solA gene encoding N-methyl-L-tryptophan oxidase, with amino-acid sequence MLYDIAIIGSGTVGAFAGYYAAKSGKKVCLIDKFQTPHTLGSYHGDTRIFRIAYGEGSKYIPLLQEAYTLWGEFEKAHKIKLFERGGLLNVGSYDNDFMQNILTSIKEFKLNTKQLNAKEIYENYGIKIAKDCFGILEPDTGFVYSDLSVSLAILEAQNLGADILIDTLKNVDKKEDIFTLHFENKEKIKAKQILICAGSFVNEVLDCFDFELAPVCVKAKRKVVHWYESLGNYPISKLSSFIIEFEDDHFYGFYDFKDGLKIGRDQSGQFINNREERKDFGAYEEDFREIDVYIKNFFPKIGSFKKGSVCSYPLSADNDFIIDFLSENVFFIGGLSHGFKFAPALGKFGFEALNASKLNEDIQKHFSLSRFKR; translated from the coding sequence ATGCTTTATGATATAGCTATTATTGGAAGTGGGACGGTGGGAGCTTTTGCGGGATATTATGCTGCAAAATCCGGCAAAAAGGTATGTTTGATTGATAAATTTCAAACACCTCATACACTAGGCTCTTATCACGGCGATACGCGAATTTTTCGCATTGCTTATGGGGAAGGGAGTAAATATATCCCTCTCTTGCAAGAGGCTTACACACTTTGGGGAGAATTTGAAAAAGCACATAAAATTAAACTTTTTGAGCGTGGTGGGCTTTTAAATGTAGGCAGTTACGACAATGATTTTATGCAAAATATCCTCACAAGCATAAAGGAATTTAAACTTAATACAAAACAACTTAATGCTAAAGAAATTTATGAAAATTACGGCATTAAAATTGCAAAGGATTGCTTTGGCATTTTAGAGCCTGATACTGGCTTTGTTTATAGCGATTTAAGCGTAAGTCTTGCGATTTTAGAAGCTCAAAATTTAGGTGCAGATATTTTAATCGACACTCTTAAAAATGTGGATAAAAAAGAAGATATTTTCACACTGCATTTTGAAAATAAAGAAAAAATTAAAGCAAAGCAAATTCTAATTTGTGCTGGAAGTTTTGTCAATGAGGTTTTAGACTGCTTTGATTTTGAGTTAGCTCCTGTGTGCGTTAAGGCAAAAAGAAAGGTGGTGCATTGGTATGAAAGCTTGGGAAATTATCCCATTTCAAAACTTTCATCATTTATTATAGAATTTGAAGATGACCATTTTTATGGATTTTATGATTTTAAAGATGGACTTAAAATTGGGCGTGATCAAAGCGGACAATTTATTAATAATAGGGAAGAGCGTAAAGATTTTGGTGCTTATGAGGAAGATTTTAGGGAAATAGATGTATATATTAAAAATTTCTTTCCCAAAATAGGCTCTTTTAAAAAGGGAAGTGTTTGTAGCTATCCTTTGAGTGCGGATAATGACTTTATTATCGATTTTTTAAGTGAAAATGTCTTTTTTATCGGCGGTTTAAGTCATGGCTTTAAATTTGCTCCCGCACTTGGCAAATTCGGCTTTGAGGCTTTAAATGCTAGCAAGTTAAATGAGGATATTCAAAAACATTTTAGCTTAAGTCGTTTCAAGAGATAA
- a CDS encoding helix-turn-helix domain-containing protein produces the protein MLDDEKIQEIYKKIGQNVAAARKERKISQLALSLEMGYKSVSLVSFGEICLKGAHFNIAHLLQISQILDIPFNSLFNGIQEILDKSKDLEP, from the coding sequence ATGCTAGATGATGAAAAAATACAAGAAATTTACAAAAAAATAGGGCAAAATGTAGCCGCCGCGCGTAAAGAGCGTAAAATTTCACAACTTGCCCTATCGCTTGAAATGGGCTATAAATCTGTAAGCCTTGTAAGTTTTGGAGAAATTTGCCTAAAAGGCGCACATTTTAATATCGCACACCTTTTACAAATATCGCAAATTTTAGATATACCCTTTAACTCACTCTTTAACGGCATTCAAGAAATCCTAGATAAAAGCAAGGATTTAGAGCCTTAA
- a CDS encoding IS256 family transposase, variant Zn-binding type produces MLKYPLNSSFKGLEKYEQKKCPNCGSFLVVKNGLIKSNSQRYKCKNCSKIFVFKSTISSQKLFNSYIAKKKILSILAKENNICMKTLQNYIKSIETPKLSKLNLKEIILLIDVTYWGLNFGVVVFKDAISKKFIWWNFIEHKEKIKDYVLGFLWYLEQGYVIKVVVAADGFKGLTKILYPIPFQICQIHIQRNIQTKLIKKPKSLVSKELLELSRKLTKLNKESFVKELENWQEKHKDFLNEKSINDSGRLIYAHQRLRSAYYSLKRNLAYLYYILEHKILTKLQ; encoded by the coding sequence CTGCTAAAATATCCCTTAAATTCATCATTTAAGGGGCTTGAAAAATATGAACAAAAAAAATGTCCAAATTGCGGTAGTTTTTTAGTAGTAAAAAATGGTTTGATTAAAAGTAATTCACAAAGATATAAATGCAAAAATTGTTCTAAAATATTTGTATTTAAAAGCACAATTTCAAGCCAAAAATTATTTAATTCATACATTGCAAAAAAGAAAATCCTAAGTATTCTTGCTAAAGAAAATAATATCTGTATGAAAACGCTTCAAAATTACATAAAAAGCATAGAAACACCAAAGCTATCAAAACTAAATCTAAAAGAAATAATACTCTTAATAGATGTAACTTACTGGGGATTAAACTTTGGAGTAGTTGTATTTAAAGACGCTATATCTAAGAAGTTTATATGGTGGAATTTTATAGAGCATAAAGAAAAAATAAAAGATTATGTATTAGGCTTTTTGTGGTATTTAGAACAAGGATATGTCATTAAAGTAGTAGTAGCAGCAGATGGCTTTAAAGGACTTACTAAAATACTATATCCTATACCATTTCAAATATGCCAAATCCATATACAAAGGAACATTCAGACAAAATTAATTAAAAAGCCTAAAAGTTTAGTTTCTAAAGAGCTTTTAGAGTTAAGTAGAAAGCTTACTAAGTTAAACAAAGAAAGCTTTGTAAAAGAGCTAGAAAACTGGCAAGAAAAACATAAAGACTTTTTAAATGAAAAAAGCATAAATGATAGTGGTAGGCTTATTTATGCTCATCAAAGACTAAGATCTGCTTATTATAGCTTAAAGCGTAATTTAGCTTATCTTTATTACATTTTAGAGCATAAAATACTTACCAAACTCCAATAA
- the dcm gene encoding DNA (cytosine-5-)-methyltransferase, protein MKIQGERYFFDICRIIDEKKPKVVLLENVKHLIHHNKGQTLKIILQNLGYEVSFKLLNAKDFGVPQNRERIIIIASQKTAFNFDLLILKKPQISA, encoded by the coding sequence TTGAAGATACAAGGGGAACGCTATTTTTTTGATATTTGTAGGATTATTGATGAGAAAAAACCAAAGGTAGTTTTGCTTGAAAATGTAAAGCATTTAATCCACCACAATAAGGGGCAAACACTTAAAATTATTTTACAAAATTTGGGTTATGAAGTAAGTTTTAAATTGCTAAATGCTAAAGATTTTGGTGTGCCGCAAAATAGGGAACGAATTATCATTATTGCCTCACAAAAAACAGCTTTTAATTTTGATTTATTGATTTTAAAAAAGCCACAAATTTCGGCTTAA